The proteins below come from a single Hemibagrus wyckioides isolate EC202008001 linkage group LG22, SWU_Hwy_1.0, whole genome shotgun sequence genomic window:
- the coq5 gene encoding 2-methoxy-6-polyprenyl-1,4-benzoquinol methylase, mitochondrial produces the protein MAASFRVLMRKALYCPARNVQSVCRTRVRGSLYYSAEGSICRSYVGVSEGKDVHFGFETVTEEEKAERVYKVFESVAQKYDVMNDAMSLGIHRLWKDTLLRVMNPQPGLRLLDTAGGTGDISFRFLNYTRSVRDMQLRRRARANQTPSWQDISAGYGSEGAELPESRAVVCDINKEMLKVGKERAESAGITTGLSWVVGDAEELPFDDDQFDIYTIAFGIRNVTHIEQALQEALRVLKPGGRFMCLEFSKVSNPLLSRLYDAYSFQMIPVLGEVIAGDWKSYQYLVESIRKFPDQETFKEMMEDVGFSHVQYTNLSGGIVALHSGFKL, from the exons ATGGCGGCGTCCTTTAGAGTTCTCATGCGAAAAGCACTTTACTGTCCAGCTCGGAATGTCCAGTCAGTGTGCAGGACCCGGGTTAGAGGATCACTTTATTATTCTGCAGAAGGGTCGATATGTCGGAGCTACGTCGGAGTTTCGGAAGGAAAAGACGTTCATTTTGGATTCGAGACGGTGACGGAAGAGGAGAAAGCagaaagag tgtATAAAGTGTTTGAGAGCGTTGCTCAGAAGTATGATGTGATGAACGACGCGATGAGTCTGGGCATCCATCGTCTGTGGAAAGACACACTGCTGCGTGTGATGAACCCTCAGCCTGGGCTCCGGCTGCTGGACACGGCCGGGGGCACCG GTGACATCTCCTTCCGTTTCCTGAATTACACACGTTCGGTGCGTGACATGCAGCTGCGTCGGAGAGCACGGGCCAATCAGACGCCTTCGTGGCAGGACATCTCCGCCGGTTATGGCTcggagggggcggagcttccagAATCTCGAGCGGTGGTGTGTGACATCAATAAAGAAATGCTGAAGGTGGGGAAAGAACGGGCAGAGAGCGCCGGAATCACTACAG gcttgTCGTGGGTAGTGGGTGACGCCGAGGAGCTTCCGTTCGACGATGATCAATTTGACATTTACACCATCGCCTTCGGCATCCGGAACGTCACTCACATCGAGCAA gctctgCAGGAAGCTCTGCGTGTGCTTAAACCAGGTGGACGTTTCATGTGTCTAGAGTTCAGCAAAGTGTCCAACCCTCTTCTGTCCAG GCTCTATGATGCCTACAGTTTCCAGATGATTCCAGTTCTAGGTGAGGTGATCGCTGGAGACTGGAAGTCGTATCAGTATCTGGTGGAGAGCATCCGCAAGTTTCCTGATCAG GAAACCTTTAAGGAAATGATGGAGGACGTTGGTTTCTCCCATGTGCAGTACACTAATCTCAGTGGAGGAATCGTTGCTCTTCATTCAGGGTTCAAGCTTTGA